The genomic segment GTTTGAGGCCGAATATGTACTTTGTGCAGGGATTTTCTTTCCTGAGTTTATCGAAGCTCCCAACTGGCGCAAAAGCGGTATTGACATACTAAACCGCGAGATAAAGAAACAAGTGTACGATGATGGCGGACAGTATGAACTGGATTTAGGCTACCATGGAGGCTGCATCGGCATTTTCAGCAATGCGCTCAACATGGCTAAAGTGAATGGCTATGGTAAAGAGTTTCCCGATTCTTATGCCAACACCATAAAAAAAATGATGATGTTCTCAATAAACACCTATTTCCCCGACTATACTTTTCCTTGTTTCAGCGATGCCAAACGCGCAAAACCGTTCAGCCTTGTGCGCAACTATCAGCGTTGGTCAGAACTCTTCCCCGAGGATGAGCAACTGCGTTATTTTGCCACACAAGGCAAGAAAGGCAAACAACCCACTTGGCTCTGCCATGCTTCCGCCAACTCCGGTTTTTTCACTTTCCGCAATGGTTGGGGACAAGATGCCACCGTAATGATATTGAAAGCAGGTCCTAAAGCTGAATGGCATTGTCAACCGGACAACGGTACCTTCGAACTATGGTTCAACGGCAAAAACCTCTTTCCAGACTCAGGCGCGTTCATCTATGGTGGTGATGAAGAAGTGTGGAAACAACGCAACTGGTTTCGTCAGACAGCAGTGCACAACACGCTAACGCTTGACAACAAAAACATTGAAACCACCCAGTCCGTCACCAAGTTATGGAAGACACTGCCCGATGCCCAAGTACTTGTAACCGAAAATTCAAGTTATAAGGACCTGACACACCGCCGTTCCGTATTTTTTGTAGACAACAGCTATTTTGTCATCGTAGACGAAGCCATTGGAAATGCTCTCGGCATTGTGAACCTTCACTATCAACTCTGCGATGGTAAAGTAGAACTTGACAAGTCTAAAGGGCTACTCTGCACACGCTACCCGGGCAATAGCAATGTAGTACTCCGTTGCTTTGGCCCAGACAACTTACAGATAGAGGAAGAAGAAGGCTGGTACTCCATTGCCTACCGCCAGCGCACAAAACGGCCAGCAGTGACATTCAATGCAGAAAAGAGCACCGGTGAAACCATCCGCTATGTCACTGTTATTTATCCGCAGGAGCAGGTGAAGAAGTCTATGAAAATATCGGCATCCATCAAGAATGCAACTACAGATAGAATGAAAGTAGAAGTAAACGTAAACGGTCGGAAGCGTACACTCAGTTATGAGTTGTAGCCTGTCCGTACATATTATTATAATCTGTTCAAATGAAATCCCTTGATTTACTTTTCCGTATGCAAACGGAAAGTTAAATCAAGGGATTTCAATCTTTTCACTTAAGGATATCTCCGTTTCAACTGTCGCTTTCAGCCTTTGGCGTTAAGCAGCGGTTTGAACTTCTCCAAGGCAAGTTCCAATACTTTTTTAGCCTCCCCCAGCGTTCCATAAAATTCCCCGCCGGAAGCGTTCAAGTGTCCACCGCCGTTAAAGAATTCAGCTGCCAACCGGTTGCAAGGGAAACTTCCAACCGAACGCAAGGATACCTTTATCATAGGTTTCTCCGTATCTTCACGCAAGAAACAAGAGAAAACGACGTTCTTGATGCTCAATGGAATGTTCACAAACCCCTCACTGTCTCCGCGAATATAATTGAAATGACTCTGTTCTTTCTTTGTCAGCGTAATCAAAGCTGCACGATGGTCCGGATACACCTTCATCTGCGACAGCACATGTCCCATGAGACGCAAGCGGCTCTCGGAATAAGTATTATATACCTTCCGGTAAATATCATCCTTATCAATGCCTTTTGACAATAACTCACTGATTATAAAGTATATTTCACGATTATTGGAGTTGTAGGTGAAACCACCCGTATCGGTCATCATACCGGTATAGATACACTCCGCCCCCGACTTCGTGATATCATCGAAATATCCCATACGGCAAATCAAACGGAAAACAAGCTCCGAAGTGGAAGATATTTCGGGATGGGAAATGATAATTCTGCAGAAGTCTTCCGGGTTCAAATGATGATCGATCAGAATCTTGCGCGCCGGAGACGCCAATACGGCCTCAGCCATAGCATCAATACGGCTGATAGCATTGAAATCCAGACAACATATCACGTCCGCTTCCGCTATCAACTTATCGGCAAACTCTTTATAACGATCATACAAAAGTATGTCTTTACTACCGGGCATCCAACGCAAGAAATCAGGGAAAGCATTGGGGACAATGATGTTCACATCCTTGTCCTGCGTATTGAGGAAATGCCATAATCCCAAAGAGGAACCGATTGCATCTCCATCGGGGCCCACATGAGCAACAATTACAATTTTATCCGCACGCTCCATCCACTTGGCAAAGTGGTCTATCTTAGATTGCTCTATTACTTTTGTCAACATATAGTTTATCTGCTACTTTACGATTTTACGTTCAGAACAAACGGAAAAGTTCCGATTATCCATAACAATTGGAAAGGCAAAAGTACGAAAAAGTTTATGATTTATAATAATATGCGGACAGAACCTTTTTCCGAAAGAAGAAGATAAGGAATTCCCAAACTGATGCAATCATCAATCAGCCTGTTCCGATAATAACCGGAAAGAGATGAATCGGCCACTACCGTACCCACGTCAAATAAAGAAACAAACTCTCTTATGCTTCCTTTATATCCTTGGGACACATGCAGATAGTCAATGGTGACTGTTGCACCGGACACTTTATTGCGCCAACGGTCATCGCACAGCAAACAGATGCGTTTTCCGGCATAAAAGACTATCCGGTTACGAACGGAAATATCCGGAGCCGAATAATCCCCTGCAATAACGGCAGGGCACTCCAGATGCAGGCGATTCCAATAGGGAGAAAGTGCACGCTGCAAATAGGACGTATCGGACAAGCTGTCGGCGCAGACCAGCCATGAACGGGAATTATCCGCCAGGCAATGTACGGAAGGACATCCGCGGACATTATAAAAAACAATACTGCGTCGGGGAGCATCCGCTACGAATGAATACGAATGATAAGCAGCGCCAAGCAGCAAGCCTGACAAAGCAATGTAAACATTCAGCGCCGTACGCCTTGCCCAAACGCGGCAGACCAGCAACAGGCAAAAATAAAACAGAACGACGTCCCACATATCAACCCAAACATGATCAATAGAAGCCCAAGGGAGTTGCTCGATCCAACGGAGCGACAGATTCTGCACCCGAACCAATCCTTCCACCATATCCGCAACAACTTGTTGCAAACCGGGAAAAGGAGTCAGTACAAGCAGTACGACAGCTGCATATACAATCAATGACACCAACGGGATCACCCAAAGGTTAGTCAAAAGAAAATGAGTAGAGAATCGAGAGAAATAGAACATAACCAAAGGCGCCGTCCCTACCTGAGCAGCAACAGAAACAGTTGCCAGCCCCCATATTTTCCGTAGAACCGTATTCTTGACCGACACCAATCCGTACAGTCCGGGTTGCAGAAGCAAGATTGCCGCAACAGCCGAAAAAGACAGTTGAAAACCTACATCAAACAACCATACGGGCTTGAACAACAACATCAGAAAAGCCGTAGCCCCCAATGTGTTCAAAGCCATCTTGCCGCAAGCTGAAAAAAGAGTGGAGAGCAACCAAAACGAACACATGATAACGGCACGTATCACAGAAGGAGACAACCCCGTAAGGAAGGCAAATCCCCATAAGAATACGATTACCATTAACAGCAGAAGTGGTTTCAAGCCCCGCCATCTGTTCCACAATGGAGAAAGGAAAAACAGCAGCAAGGCGGAAATGAAGCCAATATGCAGTCCGGAAAGCGCCAGTACATGACTGGCTCCGGCAACCGAGTAGGTTTCAATTATATGCTCACTCAATTCCTCCTTATCGCCCACTGTCAGTGCAGAAAGTACGGCCAGTTCATCTCCTTGCAAACCCATATCCCGATATAAACCGGCTACCATGTCCCGACAGTCCAAAGCCTGTTGACGAAAAGTAGAAGAGCTGTCACAACCAATCACCCGCCATCGCCCGGCATGCACATAAGCAGTTCCGCACACTCCCTTCCGAAGCAAATAGCGGGCATAATCAAACTCATCCGGATTTCCATTGCTTACCGGTGCAGACAAACGAGTACGTACCAGCAGCTCGTCCCCTCTCTTCAGGGAATCCGCCGCCGAATCTTTAGGAAAATAGAATAAGAAGACCTTTTCAGAAGAAGTGTGCAAAAGTGTATCGTCCCGCACTTCTCCTTTCAAGACTGCACGAAACAAAATGCTGTTTGCCTTGATTTCAGGCTTCGCAGCAAGAGAAACCTGATAGACGGAAAGGGTTTCCGTATCCGGAAACTGGTATTCAGCCTGTTTTAACTGCAAGCTGACTAAAGCCCCTCCCAAGACAAAAAGAGAAAAGAACACGACAACTCCATAAAACCGGCAAAGGACATAATACCTCCGGCTAAGGATATACGCCCCTATCAACAATAAAGCTCCTGCCACCCACAAGCCGACAGGTAATATATAAGGATATTTGTCCCCATATACTATTCCACCCGCCAACGGCATCAGGAGTCGCAGGAAAGGATGCCGCTGTAAGCTGTCTGTTATCAATAAATATTACAGATTTCTCAAAGCATGGATCGCTTCTACCGGGTCGGGAGCAGAGAAAATTGCATTACCGGCCACCAAAACATCAGCTCCGGCCGCTACCAGACGGGCGCCGGTCTCCAAGTTTACACCTCCGTCAACCTCTATCAGAGCTTCCGAACCGGTCACCGTTATCAATTCACGCAATTCACGTACCTTATCAATGGTATGCTCAATAAACTTCTGACCGCCAAATCCCGGATTCACACTCATCACCAACACCATATAGACATCATTTATGATATCTCTTAACATAGCCACCGGAGTAGCCGGGTTGATAGTAACCGCAGGCAACATTCCCGCTTCACGAATCTGCTGCACCACCCGGTGAAGATGCGGGCAGGCCTCATAGTGTACATTCATTATACGCGCACCCAAAGCCTTTACTTCAGGAATGAACTTCTCCGGCTGTACTATCATCAGATGTACATCCAACGGCTTTTCCGCCAGCTTTGCCACATATTTCAGCACAGGGAAGCCGAAAGATATGTTGGGCACAAACACACCGTCCATAATGTCGATGTGCACCCAGCCGGCTTCACTACCGTTAATCATTTCAATATCATTTGCCAAATATGCAAAGTTGGCAGACAGTATGGAAGGCGATATTATAGGTTTCATAACAGTTATACTCTATCAGGTTACATGAATTACAACAAACAAATATAGCGAAAAGATTTCAGATAAGTAATTAACGCACCTTGTAATCTTCGGTCAATTTAAAGCCACGCAACAGTTCGTCGGTTTTCAGCCGTTTCTTGCCGGGAAGCTGCAATGCACGCACACTAATCCAGCCGTCCGTACCGGATATGCGGATGTATGTCTTACCGTCGGTCTGCAAAGTTCCCGGAGAAAACCGATGCGGCTGTTCCATTTTCTCCGTCTCAAAGATTTTCAGTACCACCACCGTTCCGTCCGGTTGCACCAGTTCCGTCCATGCAGCCGGGTAAGGAGACAAACCGCGGATAAAATCATAAATCCGTTTGACAGGCATGTTCCAATCAATACGGCAAGTGTCCTTGAATATTTTGGGAGCCGGACGCAACTCGCCCACTACCGCCATTTCCTCCTGCGGAACAGGTTTCACCTTACCGGCAATAATGGCATCCACCGTCTCCACAACCAAACGACCGCCAAGCATCATCAACTTATCATGCACAATACCCACATTGTCCGTATCGGCAATCGGCACGCGCACCTGCTGAATGACCTCGCCCGTATCTATTTCATGCTTCAAGAAAAAAGTAGTGATACCCGTTTCCGTATCACCATTGATCACCGCCCAATTGATAGGTGCAGCCCCCCGGTACTGCGGCAACAACGAAGCATGCAAATTGAAAGTCCCCAGCCGCGGCATATTCCATACCACCTCCGGCAACATCCTGAAAGCGACCACAATCTGCAAATCCGCATTCAAGGCACGCAAAGCCTCAACAAAGGTTTCATCCTTCAGTTTCTCCGGCTGGAGAAGCGGCAGGCCATGCTCCAGTGCATATTGTTTCACCGGGGAAAATTGTACCTTATGCCCACGTCCTGCCGGTTTGTCGGGCATGGTAATCACTCCTGCTATATTATATCCTCCTTCTACGAGACAACGCAAAGGTTCCACCGCAAACTCAGGAGTACCCATATATACAATCCGCAAATCTTCTTTTCTCATAACCATCTCTTTATTAATCTTCTGAAAAATGCACCAGTACCTGACGGTACGAATTGAATATCTTTGACTTGGAAACGAATCCGAGATATTTGCCTTCCGTATCCACTACCGGCAAGTTCCACACTTTCGTATCATCGAAAGTACGCATCACCTGCTCCATGCTGTCCGTATCATAAAGACGTGCCGGAACAGAAGTCATCAGCTTACCTACCGTAAAGCGATGATACAATTCCTGCCGGAACATGATATTTCGTATATCGTCCAGCAAGACGATACCTATCAGTTTATCTTCCTTGTCCGTCACCGGAAAAATATTACGGTGCGAAGCGGAGATCGCTTTCACCAATTCGGCAAGATCCATTTCCGGATGTACCGCCACAAAGTCTTTCTCCACCACGTTTTCCATTTTCATCAGTGTCAACACCGCCTTATCCTTATGGTGCGTCAGCAACTCTCCTTTCTTTGCCAGACGCATAGAGTAGATGCTATGTGGTTCGAAAACAATAATCGTCAGATAGGAACTGACCGCAACAATCATCAACGGAAGGAACAAATCGTAGCCTCCCGTCAGCTCGGCAATCAGAAATACTCCCGTCAACGGTGCATGCATGACACCACTCATCACCCCTGCCATGCCCAACAGTGCGAAATTCTTTTCGGGCAAGAAAGCGGTCATCTCAAAATCATTGCTAAAGTGGGAGAATACGAATCCGGCAATACATCCCAAGTACAGAGAAGGCGCAAAAATACCGCCGCAACCGCCACCGCCATTTGTCGCACTCGATGCGAATACCTTAAACAAGATTATCAGTATCAGATACAACAACAGCAATTGGCTATGTCCGTAGAAGAAGGAGTTGTTCATCACTGTATCCCACTCCACATTGCTGGTACCGTTCAACAGCAGTTCTATCGTGTCATAGCCTTCACCATAAAGCGGTGGGAAAAGGAATATCAGGATACTCAACATGGAACCGCCTACCAGCAGTTTCTTATAAGGGAGTTTCAATTTGCCGAACAACCCTTCCACCGAATTCATGGCACGAGTAAAGTAGAGGGAAACCAGTCCACAGAAAATTCCCAGCATAATCACATACGGAATACGCTCCAATTCAAAAGCCTGATCGAGATGAAACTTAAACATAGCTTCCGTACCTGTCACGATATATGAGACAGTTGCCGCCGTCACCGCCGAAATCAGCAGCGGAAGCAGTGAAGACATGGTCAAATCGATCATCAACACTTCCAGCGTAAACACAAGTCCCGCAATCGGAGCTTTAAAGATGCCCGCCACAGCGCCGGCAGCGCCACACCCCACCAACAACATAAGCGTGCGATGCTCCATCCTGAACAAACTTCCCAGATTGGAACCGATAGCCGAACCGGTGAGCACAATCGGTGCCTCTGCCCCGACCGAACCACCGAACCCGATTGTTATGGAACTGGCTATAATGGACGACCACGTATTATGCCGCTTGATGCGCCCTTGCCTACGGGATATGGCATACAGTATTTTGGTGACCCCATGACTGATATCATCTTTTACGACATAGCGCACAAACAGCCCTGCCAAAAAGATTCCTACCACCGGATATATCAGATACTGGTAATTAGCTTCCGTCGTATCAAAGTTCTCCGTAAGAAAATTCTGTATCCAGTGTATCAACACTTTCAATATCAATGCAGCAAATGCCGTAAAGATGCCAACCAAGAAACTAAGGAGCAGGATAAACCGTTTCTCCTTAATATTCCTCTCACGCCAAATGATAAAGCGCTGCAACCACCCTCTTTCTTCTCCAACCATCTTCTTTATTCGCGGATTATTTTAATCACACCACCCTTATCCAACTTTATTATGCTGGAGGGCTTCGGATTACTCATCTCTTCCTGACGATAGCCCACAATATAATCTACCGCCGACTTGACTTCCTCACTTATCTCACTGAAATTTCTCGGAGAGGGCTGCCCGCTTATATTAGCTGAGGTGGAAACAACAGCTTTGCGGAACTGTTGACAAAGGCGTTTCGAGAAATCCTCGTTTGTCACCCTGATGCCCACACTGCCGTCTTCCGCCAGCAAGTTTGCCGCCAGATTACGTGCACCCGAATAAATAATAGTCAACGGTTTGTCTGCCAAGTCTATCAAGTCCCACGCCACTTCCGGCACATCCTGAACGTAGAAATCCACTTTTACGGAAGAATCCACCAACACAAGCATCGCCTTGCTGTCCTGACGTTGCTTTATTTCATATACACGACGCACCGCATCTTCATTGGTAGCGTCACAACCGATTCCCCAAATGGTATCGGTGGGATATAAAATCACCCCGCCCTCCCGCATCACTTGGCAGGCTTTTTTAATGTCTTCTATCATTTCTTGATATATAAATACAGTGATTAATACGCAAAAGTAGTATTTTTTATTTTGCTATTACCTATCAAACACCTATTTAATTTAGAAAGGAGACAAAACCAACAAACAAACGGCCCCTCCCAACGGAGCAGGCCGCTTTCCATGAAACTAACCATTCATGCTGTGACTCAACGAGCTTTACGGCATGGAGGCGTTAAATTTAATCTTATAGGTTTTCACCAAACCCTTATAATCAAATTTCACAACAGCTGTCTTTGAGTTCGAATCGGCCTGTGTAATCGTTGTTTTCACACTCTTATCCGTTGCTGTAGCCGACACTTTCGGCAAGCCGGCTGCATTTGACGGAAGTTCATAAACCGTTTCGTACAGGTCATATCCCAAAACACCGTTGCTTTCAGTAGAACGTACGGGAGTTGCCGGCAACTCAATCTGTTTCCCATTAACAGCTATGTTCACTTCGGGAACAACCGGACGGGCTATATCTTTCTTTTTTGAGCTAAACCCTAAACCGATCAGATCAAAAAGTTCTTCTCCCCCTTCGCCTTCGGCAACAAGGAAAATGGCATGTTTCTTATCCAGGTGGTCGACGAACTTAGATACATCAACCGTAAACCGGGTTATCTCCTGTGCCGAATTACCCGGAACGCTTATCTCACCTATTTTTGTTCCTTTCCAAACCGCATTGCTCCATGGGCCATCCAACCATACGTTAACCTTGAACGCTTTTGATGTTTTCGGTGTGAGGAAAAGATTAAATGCGGTCTTATTCCCTTTTTGAGTCCCCTTAAACGCTTTCAAGCCCAACTTATCTTTATCCAAGCCGCCGAACCCGAAATATTTGTATCCTATTATATTACCATTCTTTACATTTGTGATGGATGCATGGTTATTCCAAATATCCCATGCATCTTGCTGAAGAGCTACATCGGAAAGATAACATGCAAATCCTGCCGAATAATATTGATAAGGATCAAGGCCGAAAATATGGAATCCTTCCGAAGTGACTTCTGCACCCTTATATTCGTTTCCCTGCGCATCCTTAGCTGTCCAAATGCCATCTTTTGCATACGGGTCATACCCCTTGATAGAGACTTTTCCTCCTTCCGACACAGCCTTTTCATCCCATTCCACATGGATCGGAGCCACCATTGCCTGGCGTGCATTTCCGAATCCCCGGGGTGGGCGGTGATAAAACACATACCACTGTCCGTTGATCTGCTCTATACTGCCATGGGTATTATGAGCGGCATTGCTTGTTTCCAAATGGGTGCCGTCCTGATTCAGCACCGGTGCGCGTGAATCCACCAATACTCCCCCGCTTTTCCAGGGGCCCAACGGTGAATCGCCATAGGCATAGCGCAAAGTGGAGTTGGTCATGCCCAGTCCATATTCGCGTCCGGAATATCCGCTGTAAATCGTGACATACTTATTCCCGATCTTACGGATGGAAGAAGCCTCAAAGAAGTTAAACGCTCCAAGATCTTCCCCCGGATAAATGTGCGGATATGAAATCGAATCGCGCACCATTCCGTTTCTGCGGCCTGCCGGCATAAAATATGGAATGACATCAGTGCCGGGACGTACGGAATACATTGTCTTTTGGTCCAACTGCGCTGCCAACGAACGTTGGAATCCCCAGTAGCCGTATGCCCTAAAACCGATTTCATAGTCAGGATCATCCGGATCCGTAACATATTCAATGTAAACAGAAGGGTCAAAACCCATGATACTTCCGGGCAAAGTCTTCGTTCCGTCGGCTGTCAGGTTGATAGGAGTGAAAGGTCCGTCGGGACGCTCTCCCTT from the Bacteroides eggerthii genome contains:
- the fmt gene encoding methionyl-tRNA formyltransferase, giving the protein MVMRKEDLRIVYMGTPEFAVEPLRCLVEGGYNIAGVITMPDKPAGRGHKVQFSPVKQYALEHGLPLLQPEKLKDETFVEALRALNADLQIVVAFRMLPEVVWNMPRLGTFNLHASLLPQYRGAAPINWAVINGDTETGITTFFLKHEIDTGEVIQQVRVPIADTDNVGIVHDKLMMLGGRLVVETVDAIIAGKVKPVPQEEMAVVGELRPAPKIFKDTCRIDWNMPVKRIYDFIRGLSPYPAAWTELVQPDGTVVVLKIFETEKMEQPHRFSPGTLQTDGKTYIRISGTDGWISVRALQLPGKKRLKTDELLRGFKLTEDYKVR
- a CDS encoding chloride channel protein, whose amino-acid sequence is MVGEERGWLQRFIIWRERNIKEKRFILLLSFLVGIFTAFAALILKVLIHWIQNFLTENFDTTEANYQYLIYPVVGIFLAGLFVRYVVKDDISHGVTKILYAISRRQGRIKRHNTWSSIIASSITIGFGGSVGAEAPIVLTGSAIGSNLGSLFRMEHRTLMLLVGCGAAGAVAGIFKAPIAGLVFTLEVLMIDLTMSSLLPLLISAVTAATVSYIVTGTEAMFKFHLDQAFELERIPYVIMLGIFCGLVSLYFTRAMNSVEGLFGKLKLPYKKLLVGGSMLSILIFLFPPLYGEGYDTIELLLNGTSNVEWDTVMNNSFFYGHSQLLLLYLILIILFKVFASSATNGGGGCGGIFAPSLYLGCIAGFVFSHFSNDFEMTAFLPEKNFALLGMAGVMSGVMHAPLTGVFLIAELTGGYDLFLPLMIVAVSSYLTIIVFEPHSIYSMRLAKKGELLTHHKDKAVLTLMKMENVVEKDFVAVHPEMDLAELVKAISASHRNIFPVTDKEDKLIGIVLLDDIRNIMFRQELYHRFTVGKLMTSVPARLYDTDSMEQVMRTFDDTKVWNLPVVDTEGKYLGFVSKSKIFNSYRQVLVHFSED
- a CDS encoding ComEC/Rec2 family competence protein, whose amino-acid sequence is MPLAGGIVYGDKYPYILPVGLWVAGALLLIGAYILSRRYYVLCRFYGVVVFFSLFVLGGALVSLQLKQAEYQFPDTETLSVYQVSLAAKPEIKANSILFRAVLKGEVRDDTLLHTSSEKVFLFYFPKDSAADSLKRGDELLVRTRLSAPVSNGNPDEFDYARYLLRKGVCGTAYVHAGRWRVIGCDSSSTFRQQALDCRDMVAGLYRDMGLQGDELAVLSALTVGDKEELSEHIIETYSVAGASHVLALSGLHIGFISALLLFFLSPLWNRWRGLKPLLLLMVIVFLWGFAFLTGLSPSVIRAVIMCSFWLLSTLFSACGKMALNTLGATAFLMLLFKPVWLFDVGFQLSFSAVAAILLLQPGLYGLVSVKNTVLRKIWGLATVSVAAQVGTAPLVMFYFSRFSTHFLLTNLWVIPLVSLIVYAAVVLLVLTPFPGLQQVVADMVEGLVRVQNLSLRWIEQLPWASIDHVWVDMWDVVLFYFCLLLVCRVWARRTALNVYIALSGLLLGAAYHSYSFVADAPRRSIVFYNVRGCPSVHCLADNSRSWLVCADSLSDTSYLQRALSPYWNRLHLECPAVIAGDYSAPDISVRNRIVFYAGKRICLLCDDRWRNKVSGATVTIDYLHVSQGYKGSIREFVSLFDVGTVVADSSLSGYYRNRLIDDCISLGIPYLLLSEKGSVRILL
- the rpe gene encoding ribulose-phosphate 3-epimerase, which produces MKPIISPSILSANFAYLANDIEMINGSEAGWVHIDIMDGVFVPNISFGFPVLKYVAKLAEKPLDVHLMIVQPEKFIPEVKALGARIMNVHYEACPHLHRVVQQIREAGMLPAVTINPATPVAMLRDIINDVYMVLVMSVNPGFGGQKFIEHTIDKVRELRELITVTGSEALIEVDGGVNLETGARLVAAGADVLVAGNAIFSAPDPVEAIHALRNL
- a CDS encoding DHH family phosphoesterase; amino-acid sequence: MLTKVIEQSKIDHFAKWMERADKIVIVAHVGPDGDAIGSSLGLWHFLNTQDKDVNIIVPNAFPDFLRWMPGSKDILLYDRYKEFADKLIAEADVICCLDFNAISRIDAMAEAVLASPARKILIDHHLNPEDFCRIIISHPEISSTSELVFRLICRMGYFDDITKSGAECIYTGMMTDTGGFTYNSNNREIYFIISELLSKGIDKDDIYRKVYNTYSESRLRLMGHVLSQMKVYPDHRAALITLTKKEQSHFNYIRGDSEGFVNIPLSIKNVVFSCFLREDTEKPMIKVSLRSVGSFPCNRLAAEFFNGGGHLNASGGEFYGTLGEAKKVLELALEKFKPLLNAKG
- the hepC gene encoding heparin-sulfate lyase HepC, which translates into the protein MKSTIILFVSFLYCAIVQAQILNKEVFNLLNLNYPGLEQVKRAYYEDKLETAANELLKYYRKRTHVVNPFLDLANVTITPIEQGWADDAMQHTFFVHKGYQPSYNYGKDIDWQYWPVRDNELRWQLHRHKWFTPMGKAYWLTKDEKYAKEWVYQYLDWIKKNPLQQIDPVLYEVYDIDGVKGPAENVRFAWRPLETSGRLQDQMNQFTLFLHSQAFTPAFLTDFLVNYSKHAHHTIANYSQQGNHLLFEAEYVLCAGIFFPEFIEAPNWRKSGIDILNREIKKQVYDDGGQYELDLGYHGGCIGIFSNALNMAKVNGYGKEFPDSYANTIKKMMMFSINTYFPDYTFPCFSDAKRAKPFSLVRNYQRWSELFPEDEQLRYFATQGKKGKQPTWLCHASANSGFFTFRNGWGQDATVMILKAGPKAEWHCQPDNGTFELWFNGKNLFPDSGAFIYGGDEEVWKQRNWFRQTAVHNTLTLDNKNIETTQSVTKLWKTLPDAQVLVTENSSYKDLTHRRSVFFVDNSYFVIVDEAIGNALGIVNLHYQLCDGKVELDKSKGLLCTRYPGNSNVVLRCFGPDNLQIEEEEGWYSIAYRQRTKRPAVTFNAEKSTGETIRYVTVIYPQEQVKKSMKISASIKNATTDRMKVEVNVNGRKRTLSYEL
- a CDS encoding L-threonylcarbamoyladenylate synthase, with product MIEDIKKACQVMREGGVILYPTDTIWGIGCDATNEDAVRRVYEIKQRQDSKAMLVLVDSSVKVDFYVQDVPEVAWDLIDLADKPLTIIYSGARNLAANLLAEDGSVGIRVTNEDFSKRLCQQFRKAVVSTSANISGQPSPRNFSEISEEVKSAVDYIVGYRQEEMSNPKPSSIIKLDKGGVIKIIRE